Part of the Prevotella communis genome is shown below.
TACAGCGTATAGTCATGATGGTAGTATTCTGCCTGGTACAGGTCATGGTGCTCAACCGCATCCATGTGTTCAACTGTGCCACTCCCTTGCTGTATGTCTATTTCGCCATCATGTTTCCCCGCAATTATCCCCGTTGGGCTATCCTGCTGTGGTGTTTCGCCCTCGGCCTCATCATCGACACCTTTTCCAACACCCCTGGCGTAGCCTCAGCATCCATGACGCTGATAGGCGCCTTGCAACCCATGTTGCTGGAACTGTTTCTGCCGCGTGATGCCGACGACCACCTGAAGGTATCCGCAGAAACGATGAGCGTGGGTAAGTTTGCCCATTTCTCCAGCATCCTCACCCTGCTGTTCTGCATCGTATTCTTTGCCCTTGAGTCGTTCAGTTTCTTCGACTGGCTCTACTGGCTGCAATGTGTGGCAGGCAGTACCATCCTCACCGTTATTTTCATTTTCACACTCGAGTGTTTCAGAAAAAGTAAGTAAGCAGACGTGAAGAATTACGGACTGGAGTATAGACGGTTTGTGATAGCTGGCGTGGCAACCTTCATTGTCATCGTCTATATCATCCGTCTGTTTACCCTTCAGCTGATGAGCGACGACTACAAGAAGAACGCCGACTCCAATGCCTTTCTGAAGAAGATAGCCTACCCCTCGCGAGGCGTCATCAAGGACCGCAACGGCAAGTTGCTGGTCTACAACCAGCCTTCGTATGATATCATGGTGGTGATGAACGAAGCCAAGAACCACCTTGACACCCTCGAGTTCTGCGAGGCCCTGGGTATCACCCGTGAAGAGTTCGACGAACGCATGGAGGCCATCAAGGACCGTTCGAAGAACCCCGGCTATTCACGCTTCACCGAACAGATGTTCATGAGTCAGCTCTCCGACCACGACTTCAGTGTGCTGCAGGAGAAGATGTACCGCTTCCCTGGCTTCTATGCCCAGAAGCGCAGCATCCGCCAGTACGAATATCCCTATGCTGCCCATGTGCTGGGCGACGTGGCAGAGGTGTCACCGTCAGATATTGAGGAAGACGACTACTACCAGTCGGGCGACTATATCGGCAAACTGGGTGTGGAGCGCTATTACGAGAAATACCTGCGCGGCGAGAAAGGCGTGCAGATTCTGTTGCGCGATGCCCACGGACGTATCCAGGGCAGCTATAAGGACGGCGAACTGGACCGTCCCCCTGTGCCGGGCAAGAACCTGACCCTGGGTATCGACATAGACCTCCAGGCCCTAGGCGAACGATTGCTGGAAGGCAAGATCGGCTCTATTGTAGCCATCGAGCCCAAGACGGGCGAAGTACTCTGCATGGTCAGTTCCCCCACCTACGATCCCCGTATGATGGTAGGACGCCAGCGTTCCAAGAGTCACATCGAACTGAGCAGGAATTCCTGGAAGCCCCTGCTCAACCGTTCCATCATGGGACAGTATCCCCCTGGCTCCACCTTCAAGACCACCCAGGCCCTGACCTTCTTGTCGGAAGGCATCATCACCCCACATACAGCCTATCCCTGCTATCATGGCTTTGTGTATAAAGGTCTGCGCGTAGGTTGTCACGGCCACGGTTCCCCCCTACCCCTCGTTCCGGCCTTGTCCACCTCGTGCAACGGCTATTTCTGCTGGGGACTCTACCATATGATGGGTAACCGCCAGAAATATCCCACCGTACAGGTAGCGATGGACAAATGGCGCGACTACATGGTGTCTATGGGCTTCGGCTACCGACTTGGCATCGACCTGCCAGGCGAGCGTCGCGGACTGATACCCAATGCCACGTTCTATGATAAAGCCTATAAAGGTTCGTGGAACGGTCTCACCGTCATCTCCATCTCCATCGGACAGGGTGAGGTCAACGCCACGCCCCTGCAGATAGCCAACCTTGGTGCGACGATTGCCAACCGCGGCTATTTCATCACACCCCATGTGGTCAAGAAGATTGAGGACAACAAACTGGATACGCTCTATACCAACCGTCGCTATACGATGGCCAGCAGACAGGCCTACGAAGCCGTGGTGCAAGGCATGCGCTCTGCTGCGCTGGGAGGTACCTGCCATGAACTGGCGAAATACGACTTCATGGCCTGCGGTAAGACCGGTACCGCCCAGAACCGTGGTCACGACCACTCCGTCTTCATGGGTTTCGCGCCCATGGACGACCCCAAGATTGCCGTTGCCGTGTATGTGGAGAACGGCGGATGGGGTGCCACCTATGGTGTGCCCATCGGCGGACTGATCATGGAGAAGTACCTCCACGGCGAACTCTCAGAGGCTTCAAAGGCCAAAGCTCAGGAAATACAGGATAAACGAATTAACTATGGTACAGCCGACAGATAGAAAATACAGCGTCATACGTTCCGTTGACTGGTGGACGATTGTCATCTACGTGGCCCTCTTGTCACTGGGATGGCTCAGCGTCTGCGGTGCCAGCTACGACTATGGCAGCGACACCGAACTGCTCTCGCTCTCTGCCCGTTCCGGCATGCAGATTGTGTGGATCGGCACCTCTATCGTGCTAGGCACCGTCCTGCTCCTGCTCGACGACCGCCTCTACGACACCTTTGCCTACGTCATCTTCGCCATCCTGCTCCTGCTGCTCTTTGCCACCATCTTCAACCCCCATAGCATCAAGGGCTCCCGATCGTGGCTCGTGCTCGGTCCGCTGCGCCTGCAACCGGCTGAGTTTGCCAAGTTTGCCACAGCCCTCGCCCTGGCCAAGTTCATGGGCACCTACGGCTACGACATCACCAGGCCGCGCGACTTCATCAAGACGCTTGCCATCATCCTAACGCCCATGCTGTTTATCGTGATGCAGCGCGAGACAGGTTCCGCCCTGGTCTATCTCGCCTTCTTCCTGATGTTCTACAGAGAAGGCATGTCGGGCAGTATCCTCTTCACGGGCGTGGCCATGGTCCTCTATTTCGTCATTGGCATCCGCTATGCCGAACCCACCCTGTGGCACACCCCCACCTCCATTGGCTATTACGTGGTGTTCCTGATGATACAGCTCTTCTCTGCCGTGATGATAGGCGTGTACTGCCAGCGATGGGACAAGACCATCCTGTGCCTCAGCATCTGTATCGGCGTCACCCTGGTGAGCACCCTGTTCTCCTTCTTTGTGGTGCCGTTCAACCTGTTCTGGGTGCAACTCCCGCTCACCCTTTTCCTCATGGGCTACCTGTTGTGGCACGGCCTTCGCACGCGCGTACATAATTATTTATGGATACTGGCCTTCTCAGCCGGTTCACTTGTATTCTTCAATTTTGCCGACTACGCACTCAATCATGTCCTTGAGCAGCACCAGCGCACCCGTATCAATGTGCTTCTCGGACTGGAAGAAGACCTGAAAGGTGCCGGTTACAACGTGCACCAGAGTGAGATTGCCATCGGCTCCGGCGGACTGGAAGGCAAGGGTTTCCTCAATGGCACACAGACCAAGCTGAAGTACGTGCCCGAACAGGATACCGACTTCATCTTCTGTACCGTTGGTGAGGAAGAAGGATTCGTAGGCGCTGCCGGCGTACTGCTGCTGTTCCTCACCCTGATACTACGCCTGATCCACCTGGCCGAACGCCAGCCCACCACCTTCGGGCGCGTCTATGGCTATTGCGTCCTGTCCATCTTCCTGTTCCATGTCTTCATCAATGTAGGTATGGTATTAGGTCTCACCCCCGTGATAGGCATCCCCCTGCCCTTCTTCTCCTATGGCGGTTCGTCGCTGTGGGGCTTCACGTTCCTGCTCTTTATCTTCCTGCGTATCGATGCAGGGCGCAACGCGGCCAACAGGTAATCAACTGATTACCCCTCGTCGGCCCTTGTCATACTGAACCCCACATCCTTGATGCCAGGCAGGTTCTCCCTGTGCATATAATGACGGATGCTCACGCGCAGCGTGTCGCCATCCTGCAGTTGCATGCGCGATACAGGCGCCGTCAACTGCCTGTAACTGACGCCCTCGCCCTCGCCGTGTCCCTTCTCGTCCGTCAGGTTCATATAGACCGTATCCTGACGATGCGCGCCCGACGGCTGTGCCTCCTGCGACACGATCAGGGCGATGTTCATATAGGGATAGATTCGCGTAGAACGAATCCCCACCTCCTCTTCAAACGTGCCACCCTCGCGCACAGGCACCACATACGCCACACTGTCCCTACGTTCCCATCCCTCTGTGCCGATGTTCTCGTAGTGACTGTAAACCGTTTGGCGGCTGCAACCGGTCAGTACCAGTTGGGCCGCCATCAGTATCAGCATACTATTCCTGAGCAGGTTTCTCATTTCTGTGCTGTTCGCCTCTGTGCTGTTCGCCTCTTGGTTGTCCACCATTGGGTTGTCCGCCGTTGGGCTGTTCCCCCTTAGGTCTCTGAGGCTTCTTTTTCTTCTTTTTCTTCTTGGCCTTGTCGAAGCGGTGTATATCGTCGCCAGCGAGCAGGTCCACAGGCGCATTCTCCTGCTGCTTCTTGATTTTCTCCTCATCGGGCTGCAGGTCGGCAGGCTTCTGTCCGCGCTTGTTCATCTCGATGATCTCCTTGGCGCGCTGTGCCGTGATGGTCTCCAGGTTAGCGGCGATGCGCTTGTCCGTAGAGTACGTCACCAGTCCTGCCAGGATATCAGCCTTGAAATAGTAGTAGTCCGAGTCGAGCGTCTGCAGCACCACCTCACGGTTAGGCAGCACCTTGCCAGCCTCCAT
Proteins encoded:
- the mreD gene encoding rod shape-determining protein MreD; amino-acid sequence: MMTDMIQRIVMMVVFCLVQVMVLNRIHVFNCATPLLYVYFAIMFPRNYPRWAILLWCFALGLIIDTFSNTPGVASASMTLIGALQPMLLELFLPRDADDHLKVSAETMSVGKFAHFSSILTLLFCIVFFALESFSFFDWLYWLQCVAGSTILTVIFIFTLECFRKSK
- the mrdA gene encoding penicillin-binding protein 2, producing the protein MKNYGLEYRRFVIAGVATFIVIVYIIRLFTLQLMSDDYKKNADSNAFLKKIAYPSRGVIKDRNGKLLVYNQPSYDIMVVMNEAKNHLDTLEFCEALGITREEFDERMEAIKDRSKNPGYSRFTEQMFMSQLSDHDFSVLQEKMYRFPGFYAQKRSIRQYEYPYAAHVLGDVAEVSPSDIEEDDYYQSGDYIGKLGVERYYEKYLRGEKGVQILLRDAHGRIQGSYKDGELDRPPVPGKNLTLGIDIDLQALGERLLEGKIGSIVAIEPKTGEVLCMVSSPTYDPRMMVGRQRSKSHIELSRNSWKPLLNRSIMGQYPPGSTFKTTQALTFLSEGIITPHTAYPCYHGFVYKGLRVGCHGHGSPLPLVPALSTSCNGYFCWGLYHMMGNRQKYPTVQVAMDKWRDYMVSMGFGYRLGIDLPGERRGLIPNATFYDKAYKGSWNGLTVISISIGQGEVNATPLQIANLGATIANRGYFITPHVVKKIEDNKLDTLYTNRRYTMASRQAYEAVVQGMRSAALGGTCHELAKYDFMACGKTGTAQNRGHDHSVFMGFAPMDDPKIAVAVYVENGGWGATYGVPIGGLIMEKYLHGELSEASKAKAQEIQDKRINYGTADR
- the rodA gene encoding rod shape-determining protein RodA gives rise to the protein MVQPTDRKYSVIRSVDWWTIVIYVALLSLGWLSVCGASYDYGSDTELLSLSARSGMQIVWIGTSIVLGTVLLLLDDRLYDTFAYVIFAILLLLLFATIFNPHSIKGSRSWLVLGPLRLQPAEFAKFATALALAKFMGTYGYDITRPRDFIKTLAIILTPMLFIVMQRETGSALVYLAFFLMFYREGMSGSILFTGVAMVLYFVIGIRYAEPTLWHTPTSIGYYVVFLMIQLFSAVMIGVYCQRWDKTILCLSICIGVTLVSTLFSFFVVPFNLFWVQLPLTLFLMGYLLWHGLRTRVHNYLWILAFSAGSLVFFNFADYALNHVLEQHQRTRINVLLGLEEDLKGAGYNVHQSEIAIGSGGLEGKGFLNGTQTKLKYVPEQDTDFIFCTVGEEEGFVGAAGVLLLFLTLILRLIHLAERQPTTFGRVYGYCVLSIFLFHVFINVGMVLGLTPVIGIPLPFFSYGGSSLWGFTFLLFIFLRIDAGRNAANR
- a CDS encoding gliding motility lipoprotein GldH: MRNLLRNSMLILMAAQLVLTGCSRQTVYSHYENIGTEGWERRDSVAYVVPVREGGTFEEEVGIRSTRIYPYMNIALIVSQEAQPSGAHRQDTVYMNLTDEKGHGEGEGVSYRQLTAPVSRMQLQDGDTLRVSIRHYMHRENLPGIKDVGFSMTRADEG